In the Clostridium cellulovorans 743B genome, AATCCACTACAGCAGAAGCAATGCTGCGGTGGATTTTTTTATTTAAGTTCCGTAAGATGCTTCCAATACCGTCTAGGCATCAAGCGGGCTTGGAGTCTAGGGTTTTTACGTTCTTCTATATTAACAGAATTATAAAAGGTTTTCCAAAGGCCTTCAAATCCATCGTTGCCTGTGAAAGCTTCTAAGGCTTTTGCTTCATCTTTTGTTAAATTACTTATAATAGCAGATTTCTTATTGTATATAATGGCTAGTTCTCTTTTTAAATCGTGAATTATAAAATTTTGATCAGAAAACCTATTTGTAAAATGATCTATTATCAATGGCAAAACATTGTGATTAGGTTCTATTGAAGCATAAAAGCTAAGTGGAGCAATTTCTTGAAACCTCACAAGACCTGTTAATAGATGAGCTTCACCAAAAACTCTTCTTGTGTATTTATCAACTAAAATTATAACATCATTGTTTTTTGCTAAATTTATTCTGGTACCA is a window encoding:
- a CDS encoding TIGR03915 family putative DNA repair protein, producing the protein MKEFIYDNSFEGLLTAVFYAYSCKEEAIITKNRDYLPSLLTEISEISTEYDKFDRVYKSIVEKLDNDTLMNVYHLYLSDIPKSDTLILNYIKLCYKYGTRINLAKNNDVIILVDKYTRRVFGEAHLLTGLVRFQEIAPLSFYASIEPNHNVLPLIIDHFTNRFSDQNFIIHDLKRELAIIYNKKSAIISNLTKDEAKALEAFTGNDGFEGLWKTFYNSVNIEERKNPRLQARLMPRRYWKHLTELK